One region of uncultured Sulfurimonas sp. genomic DNA includes:
- a CDS encoding UbiX family flavin prenyltransferase — translation MKLIIAISGASGVNLGIKTLKLLPKEIDKHFIMTKNSGVVLEKENNTTIHDNKDISASIASGSFGTDAMIIAPCSMNTLAKIACGISDNLVTRCASVMIKEQKKLILAPREMPFSAIALENMHKLANLGVIIAPPVMAYYSEQQTLDEMENFIIGKWFDLLNIENTLYKRWE, via the coding sequence ATGAAGTTAATCATAGCCATAAGTGGTGCGAGTGGAGTAAATCTTGGGATTAAAACTCTTAAACTACTTCCAAAAGAGATAGATAAACATTTTATTATGACTAAAAATTCTGGTGTTGTTTTAGAAAAAGAAAATAATACAACAATACATGACAATAAAGATATCTCTGCATCTATAGCTTCTGGTTCATTTGGCACAGATGCCATGATAATAGCACCATGTAGTATGAACACACTTGCAAAAATAGCTTGTGGAATTTCTGATAACTTAGTAACTAGATGCGCAAGTGTAATGATTAAAGAGCAAAAAAAACTCATTCTCGCTCCAAGAGAGATGCCATTTTCTGCAATAGCCCTAGAAAATATGCATAAATTAGCAAACCTAGGAGTTATCATAGCTCCACCGGTTATGGCTTACTACTCAGAACAACAAACACTTGATGAGATGGAAAACTTCATCATAGGTAAATGGTTTGACTTACTTAATATAGAAAACACTTTATATAAAAGATGGGAATAA